The following are encoded in a window of Xylanibacillus composti genomic DNA:
- a CDS encoding ABC transporter permease, whose amino-acid sequence MIGSLMGAVELGLLYALMALGVYITFRILNFPDLTVDGSFATGGAIAAVMIAADYSPWLAMVAAFAGGLAAGAVTGLLHTKGKINGLLSGILMMIALHSINMRIMGRPNISVHGSETVFPDVSRLSLIIILVLFILLIKFLIDAFLHTDMGLAVRATGDNARMIRSFGANTDNTTILGVSLSNGLVAVSGALIAQQSGFADISMGIGMIVIGLASVIIGEAIFGAKTVIRATIAVVLGSIVYRIVVALALRVEWLESSDLKLITAVIVIIALVLPSIQRSLRQKSYARKRAADLLTAQNPNGGGR is encoded by the coding sequence ATGATTGGTTCATTAATGGGAGCGGTGGAACTTGGCCTGTTGTACGCGCTGATGGCGCTCGGGGTTTATATCACCTTCCGTATTTTGAATTTCCCCGATCTGACCGTAGACGGCAGCTTTGCAACAGGCGGAGCGATCGCTGCAGTCATGATTGCGGCCGATTATTCGCCATGGCTTGCCATGGTCGCCGCATTTGCCGGGGGTCTCGCAGCCGGGGCTGTCACAGGCCTGCTGCATACGAAAGGAAAGATTAACGGACTCTTGTCCGGTATCTTGATGATGATCGCCCTGCACTCTATCAATATGCGGATCATGGGCAGGCCGAATATTTCCGTACACGGATCGGAAACTGTCTTCCCCGATGTTTCCCGCTTGTCGCTCATTATTATTCTGGTGCTCTTTATCCTGCTTATCAAGTTTCTGATTGACGCTTTTCTGCATACCGATATGGGACTAGCCGTTCGGGCGACGGGCGACAACGCCCGGATGATCCGCAGCTTTGGCGCCAACACGGACAATACGACCATTCTCGGTGTCAGCCTCTCGAACGGCCTTGTGGCTGTTTCCGGCGCGCTGATTGCCCAGCAGTCCGGCTTTGCGGACATCTCGATGGGAATCGGCATGATTGTAATCGGACTGGCTTCAGTGATTATCGGCGAGGCGATCTTCGGGGCGAAGACAGTGATCCGCGCCACGATCGCTGTCGTGCTCGGCTCCATCGTCTATCGGATCGTCGTAGCGCTGGCGCTGCGTGTAGAATGGCTGGAATCGTCTGACCTGAAGCTGATTACAGCAGTCATCGTCATCATTGCGCTCGTCCTGCCGTCGATTCAGCGTTCTCTCCGA